In Spinacia oleracea cultivar Varoflay chromosome 5, BTI_SOV_V1, whole genome shotgun sequence, a single window of DNA contains:
- the LOC110799411 gene encoding uncharacterized protein, which yields MAMATRTAMVASSSNSIKSCLIVVHRRVINLLKPRVKWTTSSSSLSPVSADYKSTNRETKKSNLTDRLSAVIEVANDRKVPPELRGQRNNVRSETDIVNIVEKRIWQSMEEGDFENLPGKGKPLDVSTNPHAAPDEDTLYRILSKNGCAPEWVELNKQIRNDAADWRTSLKKAWGYKINENDAKWKESSEVLKIQMGAINNKVFRYNLVVPFGHQMNGINWEKELDRLNDS from the exons ATGGCAATGGCGACTCGCACAGCCATGGTTGCATCTTCatcaaattcaataaaatctTGTTTAATTGTTGTTCATCGCCGTGTTATTAATCTTTTAAAGCCTAGAGTTAAATGGACCACATCATCGTCGTCATTATCACCTGTATCGGCTGATTATAAATCGACGAATCGGGAGACGAAGAAGAGTAATCTGACTGATCGATTATCTGCTGTAATCGAGGTTGCCAATGATCGCAAGGTCCCTCCCGAACTCCGTGGCCAACGCAACAATGTCAG ATCAGAAACCGACATAGTGAATATTGTTGAGAAAAGAATTTGGCAGTCCATGGAAGAAGGTGATTTCGAGAACCTACCTGGCAAGGGAAAACCTTTAGATGTTAGTACAAATCCTCATGCAGCCCCTGATGAGGACACATTATATCGAATTCTATCAAAGAATGGGTGTGCACCGGAGTGGGTTGAACTCAACAAGCAGATAAGGAACGATGCTGCTGATTGGCGGACATCGCTCAAGAAAGCATGGGGATACAAGATCAATGAAAATGATGCTAAATGGAAGGAATCCTCAGAGGTTTTGAAGATTCAAATGGGTGCTATCAATAACAAG GTATTTCGCTACAACCTAGTTGTACCTTTCGGTCACCAGATGAATGGTATCAACTGGGAGAAGGAATTGGATCGCCTGAATGATTCATAA
- the LOC110799413 gene encoding uncharacterized protein — protein MNHLFSLYNFFFLDWSVTNHVLQNKGKEKEVIVEGMSISSWKPPREGFVKLNTDGAWKSSDIAGGGGMFRSTTGSWFVGFTRKYNMHSSMVAELYATRDELIMAKDYHFDKVELEIDALSLKIMLDVVEKHSHHELAPFLRDVAQLMQILCVKVVRNRV, from the coding sequence ATGAATCATCTTTTTTCTTTGTATAACTTCTTTTTCTTGGATTGGTCTGTCACTAATCATGTCTTACAGAATAAAGGAAAAGAGAAGGAAGTTATTGTTGAGGGTATGAGTATTTCATCCTGGAAACCACCAAGGGAAGGATTTGTGAAGTTGAATACTGATGGAGCTTGGAAATCAAGCGATATAGCTGGAGGTGGAGGCATGTTTAGAAGTACAACTGGTTCATGGTTTGTTGGCTTCACTAGGAAATATAATATGCATTCCTCCATGGTTGCAGAACTCTATGCGACTAGGGATGAACTTATCATGGCTAAAGATTATCATTTTGACAAGGTGGAATTAGAAATCGATGCTCTCTCCCTGAAGATAATGTTGGATGTTGTTGAAAAGCATTCACATCATGAGCTAGCTCCTTTTCTTAGAGATGTTGCTCAGTTAATGCAGATTTTGTGCGTCAAGGTCGTGAGGAATCGGGTTTAA
- the LOC110799412 gene encoding uncharacterized protein: MNVTKRKVRICGCGFPVVQRTSWTHDNPGRKSVGCKFYDFSTGKARCDAFDWVDEVILEWQKDVTNVLIAEKQRLIGEVKVLEARIDCIQRDNNRVHDEHEKMKIKYHKMKKMTEGGVKAGIRNDHVLILVCFSAIVSIDVSVMYAKVFG, from the coding sequence ATGAACGTGACAAAGAGAAAGGTTAGGATATGTGGATGTGGCTTCCCTGTTGTTCAAAGAACTTCATGGACACATGATAATCCTGGAAGAAAATCCGTGGGCTGCAAATTCTATGATTTCTCAACTGGTAAGGCTCGTTGTGATGCGTTCGATTGGGTGGATGAAGTAATTTTGGAATGGCAGAAAGATGTGACTAATGTCCTGATTGCTGAGAAACAGAGATTGATTGGTGAAGTGAAAGTCCTCGAGGCAAGGATTGATTGTATTCAACGTGATAATAATCGGGTGCACGATGAGCATGAGAAGATGAAGATTAAGTATCACAAGATGAAGAAGATGACAGAAGGTGGTGTGAAGGCAGGGATTAGGAATGATCACGTCCTAATTCTTGTATGTTTTAGTGCTATTGTTTCAATTGATGTCAGTGTAATGTATGCCAAGGTTTTTGGTTAA